A window from Citrobacter amalonaticus encodes these proteins:
- the yeiP gene encoding elongation factor P-like protein YeiP produces the protein MPRANEIKKGMVLNYNGKLLIVKDIDIQSPTARGAATLYKMRFSDVRTGLKVEERFKGDDIVDTVTLSRRGVDFSYIDGNEYVFMDKEDYTPYTFTKDQIEEELLFIPEGGMPDMQVLTWDGQLLALELPQTVDLEIVETAPGIKGASASARNKPATLSTGLVIQVPEYLSAGEKIRIHIEERRYMGRAD, from the coding sequence ATGCCAAGAGCGAACGAAATCAAAAAAGGTATGGTACTGAATTACAACGGCAAACTGCTGATTGTGAAAGATATCGATATTCAGTCCCCGACAGCCCGTGGCGCGGCAACGCTGTACAAAATGCGGTTCTCCGATGTCCGCACGGGTCTGAAAGTGGAAGAGCGTTTCAAGGGCGATGACATTGTCGATACCGTGACCCTGAGCCGCCGTGGCGTCGACTTCTCCTATATCGATGGCAACGAATACGTGTTCATGGATAAAGAAGACTACACGCCTTATACCTTCACCAAAGATCAGATCGAAGAAGAGCTGCTGTTTATCCCGGAAGGTGGAATGCCGGATATGCAGGTGCTGACCTGGGACGGTCAACTGCTGGCGCTCGAACTGCCGCAGACGGTGGATCTGGAAATCGTGGAAACCGCTCCAGGCATCAAAGGCGCTTCCGCCAGTGCGCGTAACAAACCCGCGACGCTGAGCACCGGTCTGGTTATTCAGGTGCCAGAATACCTGAGCGCCGGTGAGAAAATCCGCATTCATATCGAAGAGCGCCGCTATATGGGCCGTGCGGATTAA
- a CDS encoding YkgJ family cysteine cluster protein, whose protein sequence is MECRPDCGACCIAPSISSPIPGMPQGKPANVRCVQLSDDNLCRIFGSSLRPNVCRSLKPSQEMCLTNRDEAMTWLIDLEALTAP, encoded by the coding sequence ATGGAATGCCGTCCGGATTGTGGGGCGTGTTGTATTGCCCCTTCTATTTCCAGCCCCATCCCCGGCATGCCGCAGGGAAAGCCCGCAAACGTCAGGTGCGTCCAGCTCTCAGATGACAACCTGTGCCGTATCTTTGGCTCCAGCCTCCGCCCCAACGTCTGTCGCAGCCTCAAACCGTCCCAGGAAATGTGCTTAACGAACCGCGACGAGGCGATGACCTGGCTTATTGATCTTGAAGCGCTGACCGCGCCCTAA
- the setB gene encoding sugar efflux transporter SetB: MHNTPAAASPKTFDLTSTAFLIVAFLTGIAGALQTPTLSLFLTDEVHARPAMVGFFFTGSAVIGILVSQFLAGRSDKKGDRKKLIVFCCALGMLACVLFAWNRNYFILLFVGVFLSSFGSTANPQMFALAREHADRTGREAVMFSSILRAQVSLAWVIGPPLAYALAMGFSFTVMYLSAAVAFVVCGAMVWFFLPSMRKETALAIGTLEAPRRNRRDTLLLFAICTLMWGTNSLYIINMPLFIINELHLPEKLAGVMMGTAAGLEIPTMLIAGYFAKRLGKRLLMCIAVAAGFCFYTGMLVAHSPVVLLGLQLLNAIYIGILGGIGMLYFQDLMPGQAGSATTLYTNTIRVGWIIAGSLAGIAAEIWNYHAVFWFALVMIVATMACLSRIKDV; the protein is encoded by the coding sequence ATGCACAATACCCCCGCTGCCGCCTCGCCAAAAACGTTTGACCTGACGTCTACGGCTTTCCTTATTGTCGCCTTTCTCACCGGTATCGCCGGTGCGCTACAGACCCCCACGCTAAGCCTTTTTCTGACTGATGAAGTCCATGCGCGCCCAGCAATGGTCGGCTTCTTTTTTACCGGCAGTGCGGTGATCGGCATCCTGGTGAGCCAGTTTCTGGCGGGACGTTCAGATAAAAAAGGCGATCGCAAAAAGCTGATCGTCTTCTGCTGTGCGCTGGGCATGCTGGCGTGCGTGTTATTTGCCTGGAATCGTAACTACTTTATTTTGCTGTTTGTCGGGGTGTTTCTCAGCAGTTTTGGTTCGACCGCCAACCCGCAAATGTTTGCCCTGGCCCGCGAACATGCTGACCGCACAGGCCGTGAAGCGGTGATGTTCAGTTCCATACTGCGCGCCCAAGTTTCCCTCGCGTGGGTGATCGGCCCGCCGCTGGCTTACGCGCTGGCAATGGGCTTCAGCTTTACGGTGATGTACCTCAGTGCCGCGGTGGCGTTTGTGGTTTGCGGTGCAATGGTATGGTTTTTCTTACCGTCCATGCGCAAAGAGACCGCACTGGCGATCGGTACGCTGGAAGCGCCGCGTCGTAACCGTCGCGATACCCTGCTGCTGTTTGCCATTTGTACCTTAATGTGGGGTACCAACAGCCTGTATATCATTAATATGCCGCTGTTTATTATTAATGAGCTGCATCTGCCGGAGAAACTGGCGGGTGTGATGATGGGGACAGCGGCTGGGCTGGAAATCCCGACCATGTTGATTGCTGGCTACTTCGCAAAACGTCTGGGTAAACGTCTGCTGATGTGCATTGCGGTCGCTGCCGGTTTCTGCTTTTACACAGGAATGCTGGTCGCGCACTCCCCTGTTGTGCTGCTGGGTTTACAACTGCTGAACGCCATCTATATCGGTATTCTCGGCGGCATCGGTATGCTCTATTTTCAGGATCTGATGCCTGGTCAGGCAGGGTCCGCCACCACGCTCTACACCAATACCATCCGCGTCGGCTGGATTATCGCCGGATCGCTGGCGGGCATTGCCGCTGAAATCTGGAACTACCATGCCGTTTTCTGGTTTGCGCTGGTGATGATTGTCGCCACCATGGCCTGCCTGTCGCGCATTAAGGATGTTTAG